From the Ruminiclostridium josui JCM 17888 genome, one window contains:
- a CDS encoding acyl carrier protein, translated as MQRQEIESKVCEVVSRVAQFNNDNVVTDSDLRDNYGVDSIVLVELLVEIEDIFGITFDSSSLTYETFSTVDSITDYVDNILNS; from the coding sequence ATGCAGAGACAAGAAATAGAAAGCAAGGTATGTGAAGTTGTAAGCAGAGTTGCACAATTTAATAATGACAATGTGGTGACAGACAGTGATTTAAGAGATAACTACGGAGTTGACTCAATAGTTCTTGTGGAACTTCTGGTTGAAATCGAAGATATTTTTGGAATAACTTTTGATAGTAGTTCTTTAACCTATGAAACATTTTCAACAGTGGATTCTATAACCGATTATGTTGACAATATATTGAATTCTTAA
- a CDS encoding class I adenylate-forming enzyme family protein encodes MKEFEYSPWNLFNESCEKYRDNILLIYNDNKFTYGQIYEKVLEFCKLIEDWDFKIGGIYLPNCTEFITSMLGLNRQKKVFVSLSYQFKGDTLTDLINYTDVELLITDSKGYSAILNSIEKMNIRIVLVLQENGTFAKYEFKKEKRELTDIKEDTFGICFTSGSTSRPKGIVLSNHAIVGNALAVAEHLGFTSDERTILPRSLAQASPISGDVLMAISRGGGIILLNNVFHPAIFLKAVQEYKATNFYIVRTMLLQILEYSQLKNYDISSVKRVLIGGMVNPMTIYQRAAEAFPGARVFNAYGTSEASARVTFGEHEDVTTLPCVIGKPMRGCGIKIYREDGSEAPVGEIGELYITSDYMMDGYYNSPELTKEVLSEKGFRVRDLGYKDEEGRFFVLSRNDDMIMQGGSRAYPIDIEEVMLKNPVVKECAVIGVDDEKLGQRIVAMVVLKEGCQAEVKDIYKWCNIQLEDRKVPKEIYIISEIPRNAIGKISKSDVKELYQSLKK; translated from the coding sequence GTGAAAGAATTTGAATACTCACCATGGAACCTTTTTAACGAGAGCTGCGAGAAGTACAGAGATAATATACTACTTATATACAATGATAATAAATTTACATATGGACAGATATATGAAAAGGTTTTGGAGTTTTGCAAACTAATAGAAGACTGGGATTTTAAAATAGGTGGAATTTATCTTCCGAATTGTACAGAATTCATTACAAGCATGTTGGGTTTAAATCGACAGAAGAAGGTTTTTGTATCACTTTCGTATCAATTCAAGGGAGATACTCTTACAGATCTTATAAACTACACAGATGTTGAACTTCTAATAACAGATTCAAAAGGGTATAGTGCTATTCTTAATAGTATTGAAAAGATGAATATAAGGATAGTACTTGTTTTACAGGAAAACGGTACATTTGCAAAATACGAGTTCAAAAAGGAAAAGCGTGAGCTTACAGATATAAAAGAAGATACTTTTGGTATTTGCTTTACATCAGGCTCCACTTCCAGACCAAAGGGGATAGTATTGTCAAATCATGCAATTGTAGGAAATGCATTGGCGGTTGCAGAACATTTGGGTTTCACCAGCGATGAACGAACTATCCTGCCAAGGTCACTTGCACAGGCAAGTCCTATATCAGGAGACGTGCTGATGGCAATAAGTCGAGGAGGAGGAATTATCCTTCTGAATAATGTGTTCCATCCGGCAATTTTCTTAAAAGCAGTTCAGGAGTATAAGGCAACTAATTTTTATATAGTAAGAACCATGCTTTTGCAAATTCTTGAGTATTCTCAATTGAAAAATTATGATATTAGTTCGGTTAAAAGAGTCCTTATCGGCGGAATGGTAAATCCTATGACAATTTACCAACGGGCAGCTGAAGCATTTCCGGGGGCAAGGGTTTTCAATGCTTATGGCACATCAGAGGCATCAGCCAGAGTAACCTTTGGTGAACATGAAGATGTAACAACACTGCCTTGTGTAATCGGAAAACCTATGAGAGGCTGCGGTATAAAAATCTATAGAGAAGATGGAAGTGAAGCCCCAGTAGGCGAAATAGGAGAATTATACATAACCAGCGATTACATGATGGACGGCTACTATAATTCACCTGAACTTACAAAAGAAGTTCTTAGTGAAAAAGGCTTTCGTGTAAGAGACTTGGGTTATAAGGATGAAGAAGGACGTTTCTTTGTACTTAGCAGGAACGATGACATGATTATGCAGGGTGGAAGCAGAGCTTATCCAATAGATATAGAGGAAGTTATGCTTAAAAATCCGGTAGTCAAGGAATGTGCAGTAATAGGTGTTGATGACGAGAAACTGGGACAGAGAATTGTAGCCATGGTAGTTCTAAAAGAAGGTTGTCAGGCAGAAGTAAAGGATATATACAAATGGTGCAATATACAGCTTGAAGACAGAAAAGTGCCAAAGGAAATATATATAATATCGGAAATACCGAGAAATGCAATCGGAAAAATTAGTAAAAGCGATGTTAAAGAATTATACCAAAGCTTAAAAAAATGA
- a CDS encoding ABC transporter permease, with protein sequence MKKKPLYSPIEMIILIMKYAKLSIKSILEYKFDRVFITIAIFCREMISVVVMFLILTRFVRIKGWEYNQMFFLYSFLFLSYSVFVLFFAGMRDFDNMIYSGEFDRFLTRPLGLMYQIVASRIDLSAALGHGIVGIILFVNTAFSVGIVWNAKNIIYYIVILLSGAVIQASIFLFSACFSFWTYKVDNLRNMIFFNARRISGYPLSFYPGIIQKLLMFVVPFAFVNFFPAQYFLRKSEMSSYWNGFFYMTPVVAVIMFLLVYAFWKKGVSRYSSTGTAM encoded by the coding sequence GTGAAAAAGAAACCTTTATACAGTCCCATTGAAATGATTATTTTGATAATGAAGTATGCAAAACTCAGTATAAAATCAATTCTGGAATATAAATTTGATAGAGTCTTTATTACAATAGCGATTTTTTGCAGAGAAATGATTTCCGTCGTAGTTATGTTTCTCATACTTACAAGATTTGTACGGATAAAGGGCTGGGAGTATAATCAGATGTTTTTCCTGTATAGCTTTCTGTTTTTATCTTATAGCGTATTTGTATTGTTTTTTGCCGGTATGAGAGACTTTGACAATATGATTTATTCAGGAGAATTTGACAGGTTTCTGACTAGGCCTCTTGGGCTTATGTATCAGATAGTTGCCTCAAGAATAGATTTGAGTGCGGCTCTGGGTCACGGAATAGTAGGAATAATACTATTTGTAAACACTGCATTTTCAGTAGGAATAGTCTGGAATGCAAAAAATATTATTTACTATATAGTGATTCTGTTGTCAGGGGCAGTTATACAGGCGTCAATATTCTTGTTTTCCGCTTGCTTCAGCTTCTGGACATACAAGGTTGATAATCTTAGAAATATGATATTCTTTAATGCCAGAAGAATTTCCGGCTATCCCTTGAGCTTTTATCCGGGTATTATACAAAAACTGCTGATGTTTGTAGTACCTTTCGCTTTTGTAAACTTTTTTCCTGCACAATACTTCTTACGAAAAAGTGAAATGTCTTCTTATTGGAACGGTTTTTTCTATATGACACCGGTGGTTGCAGTAATAATGTTTTTGTTGGTATATGCTTTTTGGAAAAAAGGTGTAAGCCGTTATTCCAGTACAGGTACAGCAATGTAA
- a CDS encoding ABC transporter ATP-binding protein, translating to MPFIEVNNLVKDYKLNVRKKGLLGSLQSLLVPEYQMKRAVDNISFSINKGEMVGFIGPNGAGKSTTVKMLTGILVPTSGSIVIDGLCPYKERKRNAMRLGVVFGQRTQLWWDLPVIDTFEILKYIYKIPADRYKKNMELFNELLEINSFMSQPVRQLSLGQRMRADIAAALLHDPEIIFFDEPTIGLDVIAKEKIREFIRYINKEKGTTMLFTTHDMQDIEKTCQRMIIIDHGITIYDGTVEEIKEKYGTNRTLQVDFSENVEKIDIPGIQVIEEKGNKKRFTFRKDEIQISSLINELTQKYSIVDFTVQEPEIEGIIREIYQGGIKFDESLCGVR from the coding sequence ATGCCATTTATTGAAGTAAACAATCTTGTAAAGGATTACAAACTCAATGTAAGAAAAAAAGGGTTATTAGGTTCGCTTCAAAGTCTGCTTGTTCCTGAGTACCAAATGAAGCGTGCTGTTGATAATATCAGTTTTTCCATTAACAAAGGTGAAATGGTTGGTTTTATAGGCCCAAACGGTGCCGGTAAATCTACAACTGTAAAAATGTTAACCGGGATACTGGTGCCAACCTCAGGATCTATAGTAATTGACGGTCTATGCCCATATAAAGAAAGAAAAAGAAATGCTATGCGTTTAGGAGTAGTTTTTGGCCAAAGAACTCAACTTTGGTGGGACTTACCCGTAATAGATACTTTTGAAATTCTGAAATATATTTACAAAATACCTGCAGACAGATACAAAAAAAATATGGAATTATTTAATGAATTATTAGAAATTAATTCATTCATGAGTCAACCGGTAAGACAGCTTAGCCTTGGGCAAAGAATGAGGGCAGATATTGCAGCTGCATTGCTGCATGACCCTGAAATCATATTCTTTGATGAACCGACCATAGGACTTGACGTTATTGCAAAAGAAAAGATAAGAGAGTTTATCAGGTACATAAACAAAGAAAAAGGTACAACAATGCTCTTTACCACTCATGACATGCAAGATATTGAAAAGACCTGCCAGAGAATGATAATTATTGACCATGGTATAACAATATATGATGGCACGGTAGAAGAAATAAAAGAAAAGTACGGTACTAACAGAACTCTACAGGTAGATTTTTCTGAAAACGTAGAAAAAATTGATATACCCGGAATACAGGTAATTGAGGAAAAGGGAAACAAAAAGAGATTTACATTCCGAAAGGATGAAATCCAAATATCCAGTCTTATAAATGAATTAACCCAAAAATACTCTATTGTGGATTTTACAGTTCAAGAACCTGAAATTGAGGGGATTATCAGAGAAATCTATCAAGGGGGGATCAAGTTCGATGAGAGCCTATGTGGAGTTCGCTAA
- a CDS encoding bifunctional metallophosphatase/5'-nucleotidase — translation MKSYKNLIVIGVLVFGIAAFLTVKYVNFNDLLKNIGYYDEKVSVVSTADIHGHIIFDEEAGGYYSLDDVSVMMGMPLMKHLIDDIKEKNKNTLVLDSGDMFHGTNEANINKGEGVVQVANLMGYDAMTPGNHDFNFGYDRLVEIKDELKFPILSANIYKDGKPAFQEYKIVEVGGKKIGLFGMTEQNALINTNSRDNEGVTIEDPIKIAEKMVTTLKDKVDAIVLISHLGDDIDRKVVNKVDGIDLILCGHHHFLYEKAEKINNTYLVEAGGYSTHVGLADMYFKDGKLAKVVWSVKKTKDKEKADPAVNKVAEKYHSIALEATKEVVGKTKEKLDGFRNNVRSRETTLANLLCDAMRETAGADLTLMNGGGIRESIPAGNINLYMIGKSLPFVNSLVTIEVKGENIYTAVERGIRLYPDGGSNGGFLQVSGINYTFDASKPAGKRLVSITMNGKPLDREQYYKVATNDYLYNGGDGYDELKEGKLLSKGELLKDVLAKYIKEKGDISAKVEGRIKVVNERYK, via the coding sequence TTGAAAAGCTATAAAAATCTGATTGTTATAGGAGTGCTTGTATTCGGTATAGCAGCATTTCTTACGGTAAAGTATGTTAACTTTAATGATTTGCTTAAGAACATAGGCTATTATGATGAAAAAGTAAGTGTTGTAAGTACTGCAGATATACACGGGCATATTATCTTCGATGAGGAGGCTGGGGGATATTACTCTCTGGATGACGTAAGTGTGATGATGGGTATGCCCCTAATGAAACATTTAATAGATGACATAAAGGAGAAAAATAAGAATACATTGGTTCTGGATTCAGGAGATATGTTTCACGGAACCAACGAAGCCAACATAAATAAGGGGGAAGGAGTTGTACAAGTAGCCAATTTAATGGGTTACGATGCAATGACACCCGGTAACCATGATTTTAACTTTGGTTATGACAGACTTGTAGAAATTAAAGATGAACTCAAATTTCCAATTCTTTCAGCTAATATTTATAAAGATGGAAAGCCTGCTTTTCAAGAGTATAAGATTGTAGAAGTTGGAGGAAAAAAAATAGGTCTGTTCGGAATGACGGAGCAAAATGCCCTTATAAATACAAATTCCCGGGATAATGAAGGTGTAACCATTGAAGATCCTATAAAAATTGCAGAGAAAATGGTAACGACGCTAAAGGATAAGGTGGACGCAATAGTACTTATATCTCATCTTGGGGATGACATAGACAGAAAAGTAGTAAATAAAGTAGACGGTATAGACTTAATTCTGTGCGGACATCACCACTTTTTATATGAAAAGGCTGAAAAGATCAACAATACATATCTGGTTGAGGCTGGAGGATATAGTACCCACGTAGGACTTGCAGATATGTACTTTAAAGACGGGAAACTGGCAAAGGTAGTATGGAGTGTTAAAAAGACAAAAGACAAAGAAAAAGCCGATCCTGCTGTAAATAAGGTAGCAGAAAAGTATCACTCAATTGCTCTTGAAGCTACCAAAGAAGTTGTAGGAAAAACTAAGGAAAAGCTTGACGGCTTTAGAAATAACGTAAGAAGCAGAGAAACAACTTTAGCCAATCTGCTTTGTGATGCAATGCGTGAAACTGCCGGAGCAGATTTGACTCTTATGAATGGAGGAGGAATACGAGAAAGTATTCCGGCGGGAAACATCAATCTGTACATGATTGGAAAATCTCTACCATTTGTCAATTCTCTTGTCACAATAGAGGTGAAGGGAGAAAACATATACACTGCAGTAGAAAGAGGTATAAGACTGTATCCTGACGGAGGATCCAATGGAGGTTTCCTGCAGGTGTCAGGTATAAATTATACATTTGATGCATCAAAACCTGCCGGTAAAAGGCTGGTAAGCATTACAATGAACGGTAAACCGCTGGATAGAGAACAGTATTACAAGGTTGCTACAAATGATTATCTGTATAACGGCGGTGATGGCTACGATGAATTGAAAGAAGGAAAGCTGCTAAGCAAGGGCGAGCTTCTTAAAGATGTTCTTGCTAAATACATAAAAGAAAAGGGTGATATTTCAGCAAAGGTTGAAGGCAGAATAAAGGTAGTAAATGAGAGGTACAAGTAA
- a CDS encoding ABC transporter permease, with product MRAYVEFAKKAFQNNIAYRADCVAGIINAIIMIFVNICVWKAIYEDEQAVDGVQFKMLITYVVLAFLMQCIYAMDEYHIENKVRSGSIGLDLLKPINFSGYIFSYNLGILIFRVVMQLTPALIISIILFKMLPPFSLTMFALFLLSMILGYLVLYCLNFIVWISSFWFYWTFSLVTIKDAAVMILSGALLPLWFMPQAMVDFIKLTPFASIYYVPITIYLGQVPMEEIAFALLKQLIWVLGLFIVGRLLWRSALKKLVVQGG from the coding sequence ATGAGAGCCTATGTGGAGTTCGCTAAAAAGGCATTCCAGAATAACATTGCATATAGGGCAGATTGTGTAGCAGGTATTATAAATGCCATAATCATGATTTTTGTCAACATATGTGTTTGGAAGGCAATCTATGAGGATGAACAGGCTGTAGACGGTGTACAGTTTAAAATGCTCATAACCTATGTGGTTCTTGCATTTCTTATGCAGTGTATTTATGCCATGGATGAGTACCACATTGAAAATAAGGTACGTTCAGGCTCGATAGGATTGGATTTACTCAAGCCTATTAATTTCAGTGGCTATATTTTTTCATATAATTTAGGTATCTTGATTTTCAGAGTTGTCATGCAGCTCACACCTGCACTTATCATTTCCATAATCCTTTTCAAGATGCTTCCGCCTTTTTCATTAACAATGTTTGCGCTTTTTTTACTCAGTATGATATTAGGCTATCTTGTATTATACTGCTTAAATTTCATAGTATGGATAAGTTCATTTTGGTTTTATTGGACATTCAGCCTTGTAACTATCAAGGACGCAGCTGTAATGATATTGTCGGGTGCATTACTTCCGCTGTGGTTTATGCCTCAGGCAATGGTAGATTTTATAAAACTTACACCCTTTGCTTCCATATATTATGTCCCCATAACTATTTACTTGGGGCAAGTACCCATGGAAGAAATAGCTTTTGCACTTTTAAAACAACTCATATGGGTTCTTGGCCTTTTTATAGTTGGCAGACTCTTATGGAGATCAGCATTAAAAAAATTGGTTGTTCAGGGGGGATAG
- a CDS encoding serine hydrolase domain-containing protein — MDKSILADYLDSLEAKGIPGCDCVIFHNHKQVFRHTTGFSDAKKTKPLTSANTYWLFSATKLITCTAVIQLIEKGKISLDAPVADYLPEYKHLNVKCGSEVVPAKNTLTIRHLLSMQSGLNYNLQAPSILKVLKDTNNEATTREIIRELAKEPLEFEPGTHFLYSLSHDVLGAVIEEAAGQKFGEYLDEHILKPIGMKNTGFELTADREANMSEQFEFDMDTMTSKPISLENCYKLSNKYESGGAGLISTADDYILFLDAMCNDGVSANGYRVLTRESIDLMRKDQMNDISKKDFDEFGRIGYSYGLGVRTLIEKEKSGSKSPCGEFGWDGAAGAYAVIDVDNHLAIFYVQHVRNCGYAYSDIHPKIRDLTYEMLGL; from the coding sequence TTGGATAAATCTATATTAGCAGATTATCTGGATTCGCTGGAAGCAAAAGGTATACCCGGTTGTGACTGCGTTATTTTTCACAATCATAAACAGGTTTTCCGCCATACTACCGGATTCTCAGATGCAAAAAAAACAAAGCCCTTGACTTCTGCAAATACATACTGGTTATTCTCGGCAACAAAGCTTATAACATGTACTGCTGTTATACAGCTTATTGAAAAAGGAAAAATATCATTGGATGCCCCTGTAGCTGATTACCTCCCAGAATACAAACATTTGAATGTTAAGTGCGGTTCTGAAGTGGTGCCTGCTAAAAATACACTTACAATCAGACATCTTCTTTCCATGCAAAGCGGGTTAAACTATAACCTTCAGGCCCCATCCATACTTAAGGTGCTTAAGGACACTAATAATGAAGCTACTACCAGAGAGATTATACGAGAATTGGCAAAGGAACCTTTAGAATTTGAACCAGGTACTCATTTTCTTTACAGCCTTAGCCATGATGTACTTGGGGCAGTTATAGAAGAAGCTGCCGGTCAAAAGTTCGGAGAATATCTGGATGAACATATACTAAAACCAATTGGAATGAAAAATACAGGCTTTGAGCTAACAGCTGACAGAGAGGCAAATATGTCAGAACAGTTTGAATTTGATATGGATACTATGACATCAAAACCCATATCCTTAGAAAACTGCTATAAGCTTTCCAATAAATATGAAAGCGGAGGGGCAGGTTTGATATCTACAGCAGATGATTATATCCTGTTTTTAGATGCAATGTGTAATGACGGGGTGAGCGCAAACGGATATAGAGTACTTACAAGAGAATCTATTGATTTGATGCGTAAGGATCAGATGAACGACATATCTAAAAAGGATTTTGATGAATTTGGCAGAATAGGATACAGTTACGGACTTGGCGTACGTACTCTTATTGAAAAGGAAAAATCCGGCTCTAAAAGCCCCTGTGGGGAATTTGGCTGGGATGGTGCTGCAGGAGCCTATGCAGTCATTGACGTTGATAACCATCTTGCGATTTTTTATGTACAGCATGTGCGTAACTGCGGTTATGCTTACTCAGATATTCATCCTAAAATCAGAGACCTTACTTACGAAATGCTAGGACTATAG
- a CDS encoding nucleotidyltransferase domain-containing protein, with the protein MKREEISKERQLVLLTAVEMNDSQGDELKKMLDGGVDWSEAIYQMITHRTLPMFRYNLKKFNLYDSMEKELQRLMDTQWAVFGERNTCYLEKLSEILKEFEKYNLVVPVLKGNLLASIVYPSIESRIFNDLDMLMNLDDVGTVVKALEDLGYIQGNYDEENDVIVEVPRKQKVLHQMATHEIHQFLKLSDNKFAKLVEVDVNHDILWKGNCPYKVVTKDLIQRAIPVEINNTKGYMLDYIDNIIQLSCHLYKEACLMIWIASLKDLKIYKFADLFMYIRKFYDKIDWNLLVERVKEYKLEKILYYNFYYIELMFGEIVPQFVKDSFKPEDLSYLDEYAIENKEPSKWPYDFFTRLFDVNRILNIDQSKATGMNRFLDAKFGEGQS; encoded by the coding sequence ATGAAAAGAGAAGAAATATCAAAGGAAAGACAGCTTGTATTGCTAACTGCAGTGGAAATGAATGATTCACAGGGTGATGAACTGAAGAAGATGCTGGATGGCGGTGTGGACTGGTCTGAAGCAATATACCAGATGATTACTCATAGAACCTTGCCTATGTTCCGGTACAATCTCAAGAAGTTTAATCTTTACGATTCAATGGAAAAAGAACTACAAAGACTTATGGATACTCAGTGGGCAGTGTTTGGCGAAAGAAATACCTGCTATCTTGAGAAGCTTTCAGAAATACTCAAGGAGTTTGAAAAGTACAATCTTGTAGTTCCTGTTCTAAAAGGTAACCTTCTTGCAAGTATAGTATATCCTTCAATAGAATCAAGAATATTCAATGACTTGGATATGCTTATGAACCTTGATGATGTAGGAACTGTAGTAAAGGCTCTTGAGGATCTTGGTTATATACAGGGTAATTACGATGAGGAGAATGATGTAATAGTAGAAGTGCCAAGAAAGCAAAAAGTTCTGCACCAAATGGCAACTCATGAAATACACCAGTTCCTTAAACTCAGCGATAACAAGTTCGCAAAACTTGTTGAAGTTGATGTAAACCACGACATTCTCTGGAAAGGCAATTGCCCTTACAAAGTAGTGACAAAAGACCTTATACAGAGAGCTATTCCTGTTGAAATAAATAATACAAAGGGGTATATGTTGGACTACATAGATAATATTATCCAACTTAGCTGCCATTTGTACAAAGAAGCATGTCTCATGATATGGATAGCAAGTCTTAAAGACTTGAAAATTTACAAGTTTGCAGACTTATTTATGTACATACGCAAATTCTATGACAAGATTGACTGGAATCTGCTTGTTGAGAGAGTTAAAGAGTATAAACTGGAGAAAATCCTTTACTATAACTTCTACTACATAGAGCTTATGTTTGGGGAGATAGTGCCTCAATTTGTAAAGGACAGTTTTAAACCGGAAGATCTTTCTTATCTAGATGAGTACGCAATTGAAAACAAAGAACCATCAAAATGGCCATATGATTTCTTTACAAGGCTTTTTGATGTTAACAGAATTCTGAATATAGACCAGAGCAAAGCTACAGGTATGAACAGGTTCCTTGATGCAAAATTTGGTGAAGGCCAGTCTTAA
- a CDS encoding BtrH N-terminal domain-containing protein, producing MIKQMSDVPRYFEPYVNDCFHNAYSAVLLHMGMNPNIILADYLSFMYDCKNRHIGVNYFYRPNTTVEFTEDELNTSLEFVYLPQTTLYSKAVAKKADIRYKDRVQINMFIEDNPDVAYQRLKEMLDNGIPVVAAVDLFYMKYHRAYGKEHGLHCVVFTGYNEEEGLFHLFDKYKLSSSDFDGILPIDEVNLGRTSDNPLPGGNETQKRPVRNLWMEISSDKDFKVTEEKLLNVIRESCLRMRGQKEVLGHKCGLEAIELFTKSLLEMKNEKIDDEKVYWFRVYLNGTLKNISRSRKRFAVFINEISSILPQQTVSDLCVSLNESSKHWDICSSIALKLGIRKSLDMIDDLVNQLDIIRELENSIAERLEDCL from the coding sequence ATGATAAAACAAATGAGCGATGTACCCAGGTATTTTGAACCGTACGTAAATGATTGTTTTCATAATGCTTATTCTGCCGTACTTTTACATATGGGAATGAATCCTAACATTATTCTTGCTGATTATCTATCATTTATGTATGACTGTAAAAACCGACATATTGGGGTTAACTATTTTTACAGGCCGAATACGACGGTTGAGTTTACAGAAGATGAATTGAATACATCCCTTGAATTTGTCTATCTGCCGCAAACTACCTTATACAGTAAAGCGGTAGCAAAAAAGGCTGATATCAGGTACAAAGACAGGGTTCAAATCAACATGTTCATTGAGGATAACCCTGATGTGGCATATCAAAGATTAAAGGAAATGCTGGATAACGGCATACCCGTAGTTGCAGCTGTTGATTTGTTTTATATGAAGTATCACAGGGCGTACGGAAAGGAACATGGTTTACATTGTGTGGTATTTACCGGATATAACGAAGAAGAAGGACTTTTTCACTTGTTTGATAAGTATAAGCTTTCAAGCAGTGATTTTGACGGGATACTGCCTATAGACGAAGTTAACTTGGGAAGGACATCGGATAATCCCTTGCCGGGAGGAAATGAGACACAAAAAAGACCAGTTCGTAATCTTTGGATGGAGATAAGCTCAGATAAGGATTTTAAAGTTACAGAAGAAAAATTGCTTAATGTTATAAGAGAAAGCTGCCTGAGAATGAGAGGACAAAAGGAAGTTCTTGGACATAAGTGCGGCTTAGAAGCAATTGAGCTATTTACAAAAAGTTTATTGGAAATGAAAAATGAAAAGATTGATGATGAAAAAGTCTACTGGTTCAGAGTGTATCTGAACGGCACCTTAAAAAATATTTCAAGAAGCAGGAAACGTTTTGCGGTATTTATTAATGAAATCAGTTCTATATTGCCACAACAAACTGTATCGGACTTGTGTGTTTCATTGAATGAATCCTCAAAACACTGGGATATTTGCTCCAGTATTGCTTTAAAGCTTGGAATAAGAAAGTCGTTGGATATGATTGATGATTTGGTAAATCAACTTGATATTATCCGTGAATTGGAGAACAGTATTGCAGAAAGGCTGGAAGACTGTCTGTAA
- a CDS encoding helix-turn-helix transcriptional regulator: protein MNKKIEKIGIKIGMSFAERSIGTNAIALSIRIKKPVYTTPLHNYCDLLRELYFYSVPLEVNKNDIGYLAICSLNEPVKVEFEVIANLTAYKLINEFKSNKISTILPDKMDCVLNKKQLNILRLIAMGVPDKTIALEEGITINTVKYHKKSIYKKLGVECSAQAVIKCLKLNLMSIDDIDC, encoded by the coding sequence TTGAACAAGAAAATTGAAAAAATCGGGATTAAAATTGGAATGTCTTTTGCAGAAAGGTCAATAGGTACCAATGCAATAGCCTTGTCTATAAGAATAAAAAAACCGGTTTACACTACACCACTGCACAATTATTGTGACCTACTCAGAGAACTCTATTTTTATTCAGTACCGCTAGAAGTTAATAAAAATGATATAGGTTATTTAGCTATATGTAGTCTAAATGAGCCTGTTAAGGTTGAATTTGAAGTTATCGCTAATCTTACTGCCTACAAATTAATCAATGAGTTTAAATCCAATAAAATTAGTACAATTCTGCCTGACAAGATGGATTGTGTGTTAAACAAGAAGCAGCTGAATATTCTAAGGTTAATTGCTATGGGAGTCCCCGACAAGACTATAGCACTCGAAGAAGGTATAACCATAAATACTGTTAAGTACCACAAAAAAAGTATTTATAAAAAACTTGGAGTAGAATGTTCAGCACAAGCCGTAATTAAATGTTTAAAGCTTAATCTTATGTCTATAGACGATATTGATTGTTGA